A stretch of DNA from Candidatus Magasanikbacteria bacterium RIFOXYB2_FULL_38_10:
AAAAATATCTATTTTCTAGATCGCTTAAAAAATGGTTATGAGTTATTCAAGCTAGAAATACAATAAGACATATTAAATCTCTATAAAAGTATTATCTCCCAAAATCATCTTATGACCTTTGGGTGGGGCTTCATGACCGGAAATTATGGAAGCATTTTTACCAATAATGCTATCCACTACGCGAATCTGGCAGTTAATATCCACATTTTCAAAAATAATAGAATGTTCCACCTCGGCGCTGTAAATTTCCGTGCCTTGACCAATAGTGGTGTAAGGACCAATGTAGCAATCATCTAAAATACAATTCTCACCAATAATTACCGGTCCGCGGATTAGAACCTTAAGGCCAATTTTACTGCCAGCGCCTATTTTAATATTTCCCTCCAAGCGAGCGCCTTTTTCTACAGAGGCTCCGTTAGTAAAGTGAGCAGCAGGCAATTCATCCAACAAAAGATGATTGGCAATTAACAGATCGTTGGGCTTGCCGGTATCTTTCCACCAACCGGTCACTTCATTCCAGCCAACTTTAAAACCGTTTTGAATCAGCCAGGTGTTAACATCGGAAATTTCGTATTCGCCACGAGCGCTTTTTTTAATGTTTTTAAAAGCCTCAAAAAAATTATGATCATAAAAATAAATTCCGGTCTGCGCAAAATTAGATGGCGGATTGGCGGGTTTTTCTAAAATCCGCGCCAATTTACCCTGGGCATCAAATTCCCCCACCCCAAATCTTTCCGGATCTTGGACTTTGGCAAAAGCCAACAAACAATTTAAATTTTCCTTATCAAATTTTTCCGCCAAAGGTTTTAAACTGCCCAAAGTAATGTTGTCGCTTAAATAAAAAACAAAAGGATCGTTGCCAATAAAATCTTTGGCCAGGTTTACTACGTGAGCAATGCCTTGCGGTCCGCCGGTTTGCTCAAAAAAAGTTATTTTAATTCCCCAGTGTCCCCCATCGCCCACAATTTTTTGCATTTCCGTTTCGCCCGGATTGATATTGATAAAAATTTCTTTTACACCAATTTCCACCACCTTATCAATGGCGTGAAAAATCATCGGCTTATTGGCCAGCGGAATTAAATGCTTATTGATTGTAGTAGTGATGGGACGCAAGCGCGTGGCATGCCCTCCGCCGGTTAAAATTGCTTTTTTGATCATAATTTCCAGAGATGAGACCAAAGAATATTTTATTTTCTTTTAGCGAGGCTCAACGAAATTTCAAGCTTCGCTTATAAAATTACCAAAACATTACAAATCTTATTACCCACCAATAAATTTCCATAATAGGATTGCCCACATAAAGCAAGATGGGATTTTCCATTGACTTTTCTTGAAACAAAATAGCGGACACTGAATCGCGGGTTAATTCCCTATCAGAAATTACACGGATGTTTTGAATGTTTTTTCTTTTAGAGAGCCACTTTTGCCAATTGACTTTTTGCGCCCAGTATCTATAAACTTTTTTCCTTTCTTCCAACCAACCGCCTTTAAAGGCAAAAATGACCAGGGCCAATTCCATCAAAATTAGCATTGGGGCAATTAATAATAAAGTGGGCCACTTATAAAATTCCAACAAAACTCCATAGCGGTTGCGCTCCATCCAAAAATACTTGGTAATACTGCGGCCAAACTGATATTTATGATAGACGATAGAATCTTTAACCAAAACAATTTTATAACCGGCCGCTTTTAAACGATAGCAATATTCCAAATCTTCATGATACAAAAAGAAATCTTCATCCAATCCGCCAAACTGTTTTAACAAACTGCCTCGCATCATTAAAGCCGCACCGCTAGCATAAGCAATCTCCTTTACCGTAGGCAAAGAAACCTCGCTGACTTTTGACCGGTAATCGGAACAAAAACCAAAACCCAAATAATGCATGGAGTTGCCGGCGGAATTAATTAAATCTGTTTCTGGATGCAAAAGCAAAAGCGATTGCGCCGCGCCGATCTTTTTATCTGCTTCCATGGTCGCGACCAACGGCTCCAAAAAGTTGGAAGCCACGAAAGCATCATTATTATGCAAAACAACATAATCAAAACCATTATCCAAAGCATATTTAATGCCTACATTATTGCCTCCGGCAAAACCCAAATTTTCACTTTGGACAAGCAAGGTGATTTTGGGCAAAGACAGTCCGGATTTGGACATCACTTGTTCTTCTATATAGCGCACAGAAGAACCATACTCGGGATGCGGATTGTCCACTATCACAAACTCGACCCGATCCTTGGGATAGGTTAATTTTTCCAATCCAGAAACCACGTCATCCATATAAGGCTCACAGTGAAAAGAAAGATAAATTATAGCTACCCGTGGTTGCATATTTTGATTTAAGTTTCTTGCCCTCGCCACTTCCACCAATATTTAAGCCAACTCATAATATGAATTCTGGTGAGGGAATTTTTAATAATTGATTGAAATAAACCGGGCACGGCGGCCGATCCTTTGCTGTGGCGATGTTTTATCTTTATATCATAAACATAATAAACTGGGTAGTGAGCTTCCCAAAAACGGCGGCACAGATCACAATCTTCAAAATACATAAAAAATCTGTCATCAAACAAACCTATTTCTTTTAAAGCAGTACCTCTAGCAAACATGGCCGAGCCCATTAACCAATCTACTGCCTGGGTTTTATTATGATCAAAATCTTTCATTAAATACTTATCCACCATTTTTTTAAATTTGGGTTTGTCACCTAAAGAACTACGGCGCAATAACGGGATAAGGGAGGTGGGAAAACGATAGCAGGAATACTGCAAAGTGTTGTCGTTATTTAAAAGTTTGGGACCGATCATGCCGATTTTAGGATTAGCCTCCATAAAGTCCCAGAGGCGCTGTAAAACTTTTTCTCCTTCGGAAAAAATGACATCGGGGTTGAGGATGAAATAATATTTAGCCTCCACAGATTTTATAGCCACATTTTGCGCTTTGCCAAAACCTAAATTATAGTCCTGCGGCAAATACTTTACTTCGGGAAAATT
This window harbors:
- a CDS encoding glucose-1-phosphate thymidylyltransferase, which encodes MIKKAILTGGGHATRLRPITTTINKHLIPLANKPMIFHAIDKVVEIGVKEIFININPGETEMQKIVGDGGHWGIKITFFEQTGGPQGIAHVVNLAKDFIGNDPFVFYLSDNITLGSLKPLAEKFDKENLNCLLAFAKVQDPERFGVGEFDAQGKLARILEKPANPPSNFAQTGIYFYDHNFFEAFKNIKKSARGEYEISDVNTWLIQNGFKVGWNEVTGWWKDTGKPNDLLIANHLLLDELPAAHFTNGASVEKGARLEGNIKIGAGSKIGLKVLIRGPVIIGENCILDDCYIGPYTTIGQGTEIYSAEVEHSIIFENVDINCQIRVVDSIIGKNASIISGHEAPPKGHKMILGDNTFIEI